The proteins below come from a single Cricetulus griseus strain 17A/GY chromosome 6, alternate assembly CriGri-PICRH-1.0, whole genome shotgun sequence genomic window:
- the Cysrt1 gene encoding cysteine-rich tail protein 1, whose protein sequence is MDPHEILTKNPYAHISIPRAHLRSDLGQQLEEVPSSSSSSETQPLPSGTCVPEPVGILQPTEAPGPKGIKGIKGTPEQSQQTWQSPCNPYSSGQRPSGLTYAGLPPVGRGDDIAHNCCCFPCCSCCHCPRFCRCHSCCCVVS, encoded by the coding sequence ATGGACCCCCATGAGATACTTACGAAGAATCCATATGCCCATATCAGCATCCCTCGGGCTCACCTGCGGTCTGACCTGGGGCAGCAGTTAGAGGAGGTtccctcttcatcttcctcctctgagACTCAGCCTCTGCCTTCAGGAACCTGTGTCCCAGAACCAGTGGGCATCTTGCAACCCACTGAAGCCCCAGGGCCCAAGGGGATCAAGGGTATCAAAGGTACTCCTGAGCAGAGCCAACAGACCTGGCAGTCACCCTGCAATCCCTATAGCAGTGGGCAGCGTCCATCAGGACTGACCTATGCTGGCCTGCCGCCTGTGGGGCGTGGCGATGACATTGCCCACAACTGCTGCTgcttcccttgctgctcttgctgccACTGTCCACGATTCTGCCGTTGTCACAGCTGTTGTTGTGTTGTCTCCTAG
- the Rnf224 gene encoding RING finger protein 224: protein MLQPEGPQALEEGAALTAPRNDCIICYSAYDLSVHLPRRLYCGHTFCQACMRRLDTPAQEQHWIPCPQCRQSTPMPRGGVTMLDLDLAAFLAVKAEREPSRLEPRSSVPLKVSTTITQQPAGLYPTLGPQPHFPEPGCCCWGWGRLCWYPPGNPEI, encoded by the coding sequence ATGCTGCAGCCTGAAGGCCCCCAAGCCTTGGAGGAAGGGGCAGCCCTGACAGCCCCACGGAATGACTGCATCATTTGCTACTCTGCCTATGACCTCTCAGTACACTTGCCTCGCCGCCTCTACTGTGGCCACACCTTTTGCCAGGCATGCATGCGGCGGCTGGACACTCCAGCCCAGGAACAGCACTGGATCCCCTGCCCACAGTGCCGTCAAAGTACCCCTATGCCCCGAGGAGGGGTGACCATGTTGGACCTGGACCTAGCTGCCTTTTTGGCAGTCAAAGCTGAACGGGAACCATCAAGattagaacccaggtcctctgtccCCCTCAAAGTCAGCACTACCATCACTCAGCAGCCAGCTGGACTCTACCCCACCTTGGGCCCCCAACCCCACTTTCCTGAGCCTGGCTGTTGCTGCTGGGGCTGGGGAAGACTGTGTTGGTATCCCCCTGGGAACCCTGAGATCTAA